The Aulosira sp. FACHB-615 genome includes a window with the following:
- a CDS encoding alpha/beta hydrolase — MKYLVLIPTVLIGAIYATVAFSLDKTQVSHKISQASVKHSTIVEGADNFYKSDKVTMQKVTFKNQYNMKVAGNLFIPKALNRNAKNSAIIVGHPMGAVKEQSANLYAQKLAEQGFVTLSLDLSFWGESEGQPRNVVSPDIYAEDFSAAVDFLGTQSFVDRNRIGVLGICGSASFAISAAKIDPRLKATATVSMYDMGAANRNGLRNSTTLEQRKKAIAQAAEQRYTEFTGGETKYTSGTVHELNENSTPIEREFYDFYRTPRGEYTPKGSSPKLTTHPTLTSNVKFMNFYPFNDIETISPRPMLFITGADAHSREFSEDAYKRAAEPKDLYIVPNAGHVDLYDRVNLIPWEKLTSFFHQHLSS; from the coding sequence ATGAAATACCTCGTTCTCATACCAACCGTCTTGATTGGTGCAATCTACGCAACGGTGGCATTTTCCCTCGACAAAACACAAGTCTCGCATAAAATTTCCCAAGCATCCGTAAAGCACTCCACTATCGTCGAGGGGGCGGACAACTTCTACAAGAGCGACAAGGTAACTATGCAGAAAGTTACTTTCAAAAACCAATACAACATGAAGGTTGCGGGGAATCTCTTCATTCCCAAAGCCTTGAATCGGAACGCTAAGAATTCCGCAATCATTGTCGGACACCCAATGGGCGCAGTCAAAGAACAAAGTGCAAACCTGTATGCCCAAAAATTAGCTGAACAAGGGTTCGTCACCTTGTCCCTCGATTTGTCCTTCTGGGGTGAGAGTGAAGGGCAGCCCCGCAACGTTGTTTCGCCGGATATTTATGCCGAAGATTTCAGTGCGGCGGTAGATTTTCTAGGTACTCAGTCATTCGTTGACAGGAACCGGATTGGCGTGCTGGGGATTTGTGGTAGCGCGAGCTTTGCCATCAGTGCTGCCAAAATCGACCCGCGCTTGAAGGCAACTGCCACGGTCAGTATGTACGATATGGGTGCAGCCAACCGTAACGGTTTGAGAAATTCTACAACCCTCGAACAGAGAAAGAAAGCGATCGCACAGGCGGCGGAACAACGCTATACGGAGTTTACGGGCGGCGAAACCAAATACACAAGCGGAACTGTACATGAACTGAATGAGAACTCCACCCCTATTGAGCGTGAGTTTTATGACTTCTACCGCACTCCCAGAGGCGAGTACACCCCCAAAGGTTCATCGCCGAAACTGACAACTCACCCGACACTTACCAGCAACGTCAAATTCATGAACTTCTACCCATTCAACGATATTGAGACGATTTCGCCTCGTCCTATGCTGTTCATCACGGGGGCAGATGCACATTCCAGGGAGTTCAGCGAAGATGCTTACAAACGCGCCGCCGAGCCAAAGGATCTTTACATCGTTCCCAACGCGGGACACGTCGATTTGTATGACCGAGTAAACCTGATTCCGTGGGAAAAACTTACATCCTTTTTCCATCAGCATCTCAGCAGTTGA
- a CDS encoding phosphate-starvation-inducible PsiE family protein, whose protein sequence is MYKPVDNNPITTYELNRGRIVRSLELIQDVIVISLCIGLFSFMVIQVRDMFLSLLPPLNFQVVTADILFLLILVELFRLLIIYLQEQRISIGVAVEVSIVSALREVIVKGVLETNWTQVLATCAFLLVLGILLVLRVWLPPTFEGIDPEQQVSQRYKQMHK, encoded by the coding sequence ATGTATAAGCCTGTTGATAATAACCCAATTACTACCTACGAACTCAATCGGGGTCGCATTGTTCGCAGTCTAGAACTTATTCAAGATGTAATTGTAATTTCTCTATGTATTGGCTTATTTAGCTTCATGGTGATTCAGGTAAGAGATATGTTTCTCTCCTTACTTCCCCCTCTGAATTTCCAAGTTGTTACCGCCGATATTTTATTTCTGCTGATTTTGGTTGAGTTGTTCCGACTGCTGATTATTTACTTACAAGAACAACGCATATCTATTGGAGTAGCAGTAGAAGTTTCGATTGTTTCTGCCTTGCGAGAAGTGATTGTTAAAGGCGTACTTGAAACTAATTGGACTCAAGTTTTAGCGACTTGTGCATTCTTATTAGTTCTAGGAATATTATTAGTCTTGCGAGTTTGGCTACCCCCAACCTTTGAAGGCATTGATCCAGAACAACAAGTATCACAACGCTACAAACAAATGCACAAATAA
- a CDS encoding NADPH-dependent FMN reductase, with protein MVKIVGIGGSLRPKSYTQLALEVAAQRLQAIGADVEILDLRQLQLPFCNGEKEYPEYPDVKRLRDSVSGADGLILATPEYHGGVSGVLKNALDLMSFEELSGKVTGLISVLGGQSNSNALNDLRIIVRWVHGWVIPEQIAIGQAWGAFNPEGKLLDEKLSQRFDDFAQSLVDSTRKLKGIN; from the coding sequence ATGGTAAAAATTGTTGGCATTGGTGGTAGTTTAAGACCTAAATCCTATACACAGTTGGCCTTAGAAGTTGCAGCCCAAAGATTACAAGCCATAGGTGCAGATGTAGAAATTTTGGATTTGCGACAATTACAGCTACCATTTTGCAACGGTGAAAAAGAATATCCCGAATATCCTGATGTTAAACGCCTGCGTGATAGTGTCAGTGGTGCAGATGGATTGATTTTGGCAACACCAGAGTATCACGGCGGCGTGAGTGGCGTATTGAAAAACGCTCTAGATTTAATGAGTTTTGAAGAACTATCAGGAAAAGTCACAGGACTTATTAGCGTTTTGGGAGGTCAATCTAATAGCAACGCCCTGAATGATTTACGGATAATTGTGCGCTGGGTACATGGTTGGGTGATTCCAGAACAAATCGCCATCGGCCAAGCCTGGGGTGCTTTTAACCCCGAAGGTAAGTTATTAGATGAAAAACTTTCCCAAAGATTTGATGATTTTGCTCAAAGTTTAGTTGATAGCACTCGCAAACTCAAAGGCATCAATTAA
- the ftsH gene encoding ATP-dependent zinc metalloprotease FtsH produces the protein MKNFRRQALMQQRSPIIKPTKANSELGKIRQKRTPKSVAWSGALIASLMMLPNIVGGTPALAQRADREISYGKLIEKTEKGEVRKVELDETEQTAKVYLQGQSPDTPPLQVRLLNQNTELINKLKAKNVEFGEVSSANSRAAVGLLINLMWILPLVALMLLFLRRSTNASNQAMNFGKSRARFQMEAKTGVKFDDVAGVEEAKEELQEVVTFLKQPERFTAVGARIPKGVLLVGPPGTGKTLLAKAIAGEAGVPFFSISGSEFVEMFVGVGASRVRDLFKKAKENAPCLIFIDEIDAVGRQRGAGIGGGNDEREQTLNQLLTEMDGFEGNTGIIIIAATNRPDVLDAALLRPGRFDRQVIVDAPDLKGRLEILQVHARNKKIDESVSLEAIARRTPGFTGADLANLLNEAAILTARRRKDAITILEINDAVDRVVAGMEGTPLVDSKVKRLIAYHEIGYAIVGTLLKDHDPVQKVSLIPRGQSRGLTWFTPDEEHFLMSRSQLLARITARLAGRAAEEVIFGLPEVTGGMRENRKLELATAIARQMVTQYGMSEIGQFCLEAPNSEVFLGRDWMNKSEYSEEIAAQIDRKVREIVNQSYDTAKRLIQENRTLVDHLVEILIEQETIEGEQFRQIVAEYQSQPIADEATVAVPN, from the coding sequence ATGAAAAATTTTAGGAGACAGGCATTGATGCAACAGCGATCGCCCATAATCAAACCAACTAAGGCCAACTCAGAGTTAGGCAAAATCCGCCAAAAGCGAACGCCAAAATCTGTGGCTTGGTCTGGGGCGTTAATCGCCAGTTTAATGATGTTGCCAAATATTGTGGGCGGTACACCAGCCCTGGCACAAAGAGCTGATCGCGAAATTAGTTATGGCAAGTTGATTGAAAAAACCGAAAAAGGCGAAGTTAGAAAAGTTGAGTTAGACGAAACAGAACAAACCGCCAAAGTATATTTACAAGGGCAGAGTCCAGATACACCACCGCTACAAGTCAGACTGTTAAATCAAAATACAGAGTTAATTAATAAACTCAAAGCCAAAAACGTCGAGTTTGGGGAAGTTTCTTCTGCTAACAGTCGGGCTGCGGTTGGGTTGTTAATCAACTTGATGTGGATTTTGCCACTGGTAGCATTAATGTTACTGTTTTTGCGTCGCTCCACCAATGCTTCTAACCAAGCGATGAACTTTGGCAAATCCAGAGCGCGTTTCCAAATGGAAGCCAAAACAGGAGTAAAATTTGACGATGTGGCAGGTGTAGAAGAAGCCAAAGAAGAACTCCAAGAAGTTGTCACCTTTTTGAAGCAGCCAGAAAGATTTACGGCTGTCGGCGCACGCATTCCTAAAGGTGTGTTGTTAGTCGGGCCGCCAGGTACAGGTAAAACATTACTGGCAAAAGCGATCGCCGGGGAAGCGGGCGTACCATTTTTTAGCATTTCCGGCTCGGAATTTGTGGAAATGTTTGTTGGTGTCGGTGCTTCTCGTGTGCGGGACTTGTTTAAAAAAGCCAAGGAAAATGCCCCTTGTTTGATATTTATTGATGAAATCGACGCGGTAGGTAGACAACGGGGTGCGGGTATCGGTGGCGGTAACGATGAGAGGGAACAAACCCTCAACCAGTTGCTGACCGAAATGGATGGTTTTGAAGGTAATACAGGCATCATTATTATTGCGGCTACCAACCGTCCTGATGTTTTAGACGCAGCCTTGTTACGTCCTGGACGTTTTGACAGACAAGTAATTGTCGATGCGCCAGATTTAAAAGGGCGATTAGAAATCTTGCAAGTTCATGCCCGGAATAAGAAAATTGATGAGAGTGTGTCATTAGAAGCGATCGCCCGGCGGACACCGGGTTTTACAGGTGCAGATTTAGCCAACTTACTCAACGAAGCCGCCATTCTCACCGCCAGAAGACGCAAAGATGCCATCACCATCTTAGAAATTAATGATGCAGTTGACCGCGTAGTAGCGGGGATGGAAGGTACACCCTTAGTAGATAGCAAAGTCAAACGCTTAATTGCTTATCACGAAATTGGTTACGCCATCGTCGGAACCTTGCTTAAAGACCATGACCCAGTGCAAAAAGTCTCTTTGATTCCGCGCGGACAGTCACGGGGTTTAACTTGGTTCACTCCAGACGAAGAACATTTTCTCATGTCGCGATCGCAGCTATTAGCCAGAATTACCGCCAGATTGGCTGGTAGAGCCGCCGAAGAAGTAATTTTTGGTTTACCAGAAGTCACTGGTGGAATGCGCGAAAACCGTAAATTAGAATTAGCGACAGCCATAGCGCGGCAGATGGTCACACAGTATGGTATGTCCGAAATTGGGCAATTTTGCTTAGAAGCGCCCAATAGCGAGGTATTTTTAGGGCGTGATTGGATGAACAAATCCGAATATTCTGAGGAAATTGCCGCCCAAATTGATCGCAAAGTGCGGGAAATTGTCAATCAATCCTACGACACCGCAAAACGCCTGATTCAAGAAAACCGCACATTAGTTGACCATTTAGTAGAGATTTTGATTGAACAAGAGACCATTGAAGGAGAACAATTCCGTCAAATTGTCGCTGAATATCAAAGTCAACCAATAGCTGATGAGGCGACAGTGGCTGTACCTAATTAA
- a CDS encoding cyclophilin-like fold protein, which yields MPTQISTKQADSMKINIKVKDKVITATLINSKTTQDFISLLPLTLTLEDYAKTEKISYLSKKLSTEDAPPGSDPAVGDIAYYAPWGNLAMFYQDSGYANGLIILGKIDGDIDAFNVSGSVKVTIELARSQ from the coding sequence ATGCCGACTCAAATATCCACCAAACAGGCAGACAGTATGAAGATCAACATCAAGGTTAAAGACAAAGTAATTACAGCTACTTTGATCAACAGCAAAACCACTCAAGATTTTATTTCCCTACTGCCATTAACGCTGACTTTAGAAGATTACGCGAAAACCGAGAAAATCAGTTATCTGTCAAAAAAATTATCTACAGAAGATGCACCCCCAGGCAGCGATCCGGCTGTTGGAGATATTGCTTATTACGCTCCCTGGGGTAATTTAGCGATGTTTTATCAAGATTCTGGATACGCCAACGGACTAATTATCCTCGGAAAAATAGATGGTGACATCGACGCATTTAACGTCTCTGGCTCTGTAAAAGTGACAATCGAGCTTGCGCGATCGCAATAA
- a CDS encoding 1-aminocyclopropane-1-carboxylate deaminase/D-cysteine desulfhydrase, translating to MSSIFLPPPTQQIHSDIIESAGVEISVLRLDMMHPWVNGNKWYKLKYNLLEAKARNFTTLLTFGGAYSNHIFATAAAGKLFGLQTIGVIRGEERLPLNPTLSFAVEQGMQLVYMSRNSYKQRNSPELQAELRERYGEVFIIPEGGCNLNGVLGCTEILQQAKNFDIVCVACGTGTTFAGILLSLTPQQKAIAFPVLKNGGFLQQEIEMLLQNYLAADLPISNKSVGAWELICDYHFGGYAKVNDELLKFSKQFQQIHGIPLDYVYTAKMFYGVMDLLQQGFFSKGDRILLIHTGGLQGNLGIQKRLSQ from the coding sequence ATGTCCTCAATCTTTCTTCCTCCACCGACACAACAAATTCATAGCGATATCATCGAAAGTGCTGGTGTGGAAATATCGGTACTACGTCTTGATATGATGCACCCTTGGGTTAACGGTAATAAGTGGTATAAGCTGAAATACAACTTGTTAGAGGCAAAAGCCAGAAATTTCACCACATTGTTAACATTTGGCGGTGCTTATTCAAATCACATTTTTGCCACCGCCGCCGCAGGTAAGTTATTTGGTTTGCAGACAATCGGTGTCATTCGCGGTGAAGAAAGGCTACCGCTTAATCCGACGTTGAGTTTTGCGGTAGAACAGGGGATGCAGCTTGTCTACATGAGTCGCAATAGTTATAAACAACGCAATTCTCCAGAATTACAAGCAGAACTCCGAGAACGTTACGGTGAAGTGTTTATTATTCCTGAAGGTGGATGTAATTTAAATGGTGTGCTTGGCTGTACAGAAATTCTCCAACAAGCAAAAAATTTTGATATTGTTTGCGTTGCTTGTGGGACGGGTACTACTTTTGCCGGGATTTTACTTTCTCTCACTCCACAACAAAAAGCAATTGCTTTTCCTGTTCTCAAAAATGGTGGATTTCTGCAACAAGAAATCGAAATGCTATTGCAGAATTATCTGGCGGCTGATTTACCGATATCAAATAAATCTGTGGGTGCGTGGGAATTAATTTGTGATTATCACTTCGGCGGTTATGCCAAAGTTAACGATGAATTACTAAAGTTTAGCAAACAATTTCAGCAAATCCACGGTATACCTTTAGATTATGTATACACCGCCAAGATGTTTTATGGTGTGATGGATTTATTACAACAGGGGTTTTTTAGTAAAGGCGATCGCATTCTCCTAATTCACACTGGTGGTTTACAAGGCAATTTAGGTATACAAAAAAGATTGAGCCAGTAG
- the arsS gene encoding arsenosugar biosynthesis radical SAM (seleno)protein ArsS (Some members of this family are selenoproteins.), with the protein MQTTSKCTTFNQKLNTPLTKKPITVLQINLGKRCNLACNHCHVEASPKRTEELSPEICTQLIELIHKFPEIEIVDLTGGAPEMNYGFKLLVEAARATNKQVIVRSNLTIYFVEGFGDLPEYFAQNQVRIVASLPCYLADNVDKMRGAGVFDDSIKALQWLNRVGYGHEPNLILDLVYNPQLPTGEKFALAPEQQQLEQDYKKFLIDNFNIQFNNLFTITNLPVGRTKLYLERKQLYIPYLQFLESHFNVGTVEHLMCRNELSIDYLGNVYDCDFNQMMNLPAKNTNGENLTVAKLLAASNLDLISEVQTAAYCYGCTAGSGSSCGGALV; encoded by the coding sequence ATGCAAACTACCTCAAAATGTACTACCTTTAACCAGAAATTAAATACACCATTAACTAAAAAGCCAATTACTGTTTTGCAAATTAACCTGGGTAAACGTTGCAACCTTGCTTGCAACCATTGTCATGTTGAAGCCAGCCCAAAACGTACAGAAGAACTGTCTCCAGAAATTTGCACACAGTTAATTGAATTAATCCATAAATTTCCCGAAATTGAAATTGTTGATTTGACTGGTGGCGCACCAGAAATGAATTATGGATTTAAATTATTAGTAGAAGCTGCTAGAGCAACTAATAAACAAGTAATCGTCCGCTCTAACTTGACTATTTACTTTGTCGAAGGCTTTGGTGATTTACCAGAATATTTTGCCCAAAATCAAGTGAGAATAGTTGCGTCTCTGCCTTGTTATTTAGCCGATAATGTTGATAAAATGCGCGGCGCTGGTGTTTTTGATGATTCTATCAAAGCTTTGCAGTGGCTGAACCGCGTTGGCTATGGTCATGAACCTAACTTAATTTTAGATTTAGTTTACAATCCCCAGTTACCTACAGGGGAAAAATTTGCTTTAGCACCTGAACAACAGCAGTTGGAGCAAGATTACAAAAAATTTCTAATAGATAATTTTAATATTCAATTTAATAATTTATTTACAATTACAAATCTACCAGTTGGTAGAACTAAGCTGTATTTAGAGCGTAAACAACTCTACATCCCCTATCTCCAATTTTTAGAATCCCATTTTAACGTCGGTACTGTTGAGCATTTAATGTGTCGAAATGAACTTTCGATTGATTATTTAGGAAATGTATATGATTGTGATTTCAACCAAATGATGAATCTACCCGCCAAAAATACCAACGGGGAAAACTTAACAGTAGCTAAATTGTTAGCAGCTAGTAATTTAGACTTAATTTCTGAAGTCCAAACAGCCGCTTATTGCTATGGCTGTACAGCAGGGAGTGGTTCTAGCTGTGGTGGAGCTTTAGTTTAA
- a CDS encoding diflavin flavoprotein: MVALTENTSILANPSRLTIQTIKIATQTTAIRCLDWDRERFDVEFGLRNGTTYNSFLIQGEKIALVDTSHRKFEQLYLEILTGLIEPTKIDYLVISHTEPDHSGLVRDILQLAPDITVVGAKVAIQFLENMVHQPFKSITVKSGDRLDLGNGHELEFISAPNLHWPDTIFTYDHKTGILFTCDVFGMHYCDDHTFDENLAIIEEDFHYYYDCLMGPNARSVLAALKRIEKLEIFTIATGHGPLLKHHISEWLDRYQNWSLEQTKTEQFVALCYTEDYGDSETIARYIAHGITRTGVVVELIPLNNTEPQEIRELVSQAAGLVIGMPPQSATLAQTALSTILAAAHHKQAIGLFESGGGQDEPVYPLRNKFQEIGLTEAFPPILIKETPTRVTEQLCDEAGTDIGLWLNRDRAIKQIKSINTDLEKALGRISTGLYIITAKKAEIQSAMFASWVTQASASPFGVAIAVAKERAIESLMHVGDRFVLNVLEEGKYQGYMKHFLKRFPPGGDRFAGVKTYPAANDCPILADALAYMECEITSRMDCGDHWVIYSTVKTGRVANINGLTAVHHRKIGNHY, from the coding sequence ATGGTTGCACTTACAGAAAATACTTCAATTCTTGCTAATCCATCACGTTTAACTATCCAAACTATTAAAATAGCCACTCAAACTACTGCAATTCGTTGCCTTGATTGGGATAGAGAACGTTTTGATGTTGAATTTGGTTTACGCAACGGAACGACATATAATTCTTTTTTAATTCAAGGTGAAAAAATTGCTTTAGTTGATACTTCTCATCGCAAATTTGAGCAACTGTATCTAGAAATATTAACGGGATTAATTGAGCCAACCAAGATAGATTATTTAGTTATTAGTCACACAGAACCCGACCATAGTGGACTAGTCAGAGATATCTTGCAATTAGCACCAGATATTACGGTTGTGGGTGCAAAGGTGGCGATTCAATTTTTAGAAAATATGGTTCACCAGCCATTTAAATCGATTACGGTTAAAAGTGGCGATCGCTTAGATTTAGGTAATGGTCATGAATTAGAATTTATCTCAGCGCCTAACTTGCATTGGCCGGATACAATCTTTACTTATGACCACAAAACAGGTATTCTCTTTACCTGTGATGTGTTTGGAATGCACTACTGTGATGACCATACCTTTGATGAAAATTTAGCAATCATTGAAGAAGATTTTCATTATTACTATGATTGCTTAATGGGGCCAAATGCTCGCTCAGTTTTGGCAGCATTAAAACGCATTGAAAAATTAGAAATATTTACAATTGCCACTGGTCACGGGCCATTATTAAAGCATCACATTTCTGAATGGCTAGACCGCTATCAAAATTGGAGCTTAGAACAAACGAAAACTGAGCAATTTGTTGCTTTATGCTACACAGAAGATTACGGTGATAGCGAAACGATCGCACGTTACATTGCACATGGCATTACCAGAACTGGAGTAGTAGTTGAGTTAATTCCTCTGAATAACACTGAACCGCAAGAAATTCGGGAATTAGTTTCACAAGCTGCGGGTTTAGTCATTGGAATGCCACCCCAATCTGCTACACTTGCCCAAACAGCATTGAGTACAATATTAGCTGCGGCTCATCATAAACAAGCAATTGGTTTATTTGAGTCGGGTGGTGGGCAAGATGAACCAGTTTATCCATTGCGGAATAAGTTTCAAGAAATTGGCTTAACTGAAGCTTTTCCACCAATTTTAATTAAAGAAACTCCCACCAGAGTGACAGAACAATTGTGTGATGAAGCGGGAACAGATATCGGACTTTGGTTAAACCGCGATCGCGCCATCAAACAAATCAAATCCATCAACACTGATTTAGAAAAAGCTCTTGGGCGCATTAGCACAGGCTTATATATCATCACCGCAAAGAAAGCAGAAATTCAAAGCGCCATGTTTGCGTCTTGGGTGACACAAGCCAGCGCCAGTCCGTTTGGTGTAGCTATTGCTGTGGCGAAAGAACGCGCCATTGAATCATTAATGCACGTAGGCGATCGCTTTGTGTTAAACGTCCTGGAAGAAGGGAAGTACCAAGGCTATATGAAACACTTCCTCAAGCGTTTCCCTCCTGGTGGCGATCGCTTTGCTGGCGTGAAAACCTATCCTGCGGCTAATGATTGTCCAATTCTGGCTGACGCTTTAGCTTACATGGAATGTGAAATCACCAGCCGCATGGATTGTGGCGATCATTGGGTGATTTACAGCACTGTGAAAACTGGAAGAGTCGCAAACATCAACGGACTCACCGCCGTTCATCACCGCAAAATTGGTAATCACTACTAA
- a CDS encoding Uma2 family endonuclease, which produces MNSTPVSQVRWTIADLAIFESDRNHRYEIIDGELFVTRAPHWKHQAICINIGTVLKLWSEESGLGEVAITPGIIFADADNVIPDVVWASHERLAKVLDEAGHLTAAPELVVEVLSDGDKNEKRDRQAKLKLYSVQGVLEYWIFDRREQKVEVYRREKGVLKLVATLYSQDELTSPLLSGFSCIISKLF; this is translated from the coding sequence ATGAACAGCACACCAGTCAGTCAAGTGCGATGGACAATAGCAGATTTAGCAATCTTTGAGAGCGATCGCAATCATCGCTATGAAATCATTGATGGGGAATTATTTGTGACAAGAGCGCCGCACTGGAAGCATCAAGCAATTTGTATTAACATCGGCACAGTGCTGAAGCTTTGGTCAGAGGAAAGTGGGCTGGGAGAAGTAGCAATTACTCCAGGGATTATTTTTGCGGATGCAGATAATGTGATTCCTGATGTAGTTTGGGCAAGTCATGAGCGCCTAGCGAAAGTTTTAGATGAAGCTGGACATTTGACAGCCGCACCAGAATTGGTAGTGGAGGTGTTGTCTGATGGTGACAAGAATGAGAAACGCGATCGCCAAGCAAAACTCAAGTTATATTCAGTACAAGGAGTCTTGGAATATTGGATTTTTGACCGTCGGGAGCAGAAGGTGGAAGTATACCGACGAGAAAAGGGAGTTTTAAAACTTGTCGCAACGTTATACAGTCAAGATGAATTAACTAGTCCTTTGTTATCAGGATTTAGCTGTATTATCAGCAAACTGTTTTAG
- a CDS encoding AraC family transcriptional regulator — translation MNAAKTREKSDLDLINDSQAKREADRAQANRDELTERIAQAIHQDGMIEPLTGLHFKRSSAPGECTHGLSVPAFCVIAQGSKEVLLGCDRYLYDPIHYLLATVELPIVSQILEASKEKPHLSLRLDLDPTLVSSVMVEAGYGSSRSRADVKAIDVSPLDANLLDAVVRLVRLLDSPAEAHVLAPLIKREIVYRLLMGEQGNRLRHIAVLGGYTHNIARAVERLRKDFKEPIKIESIARDLGMSVSGFHHHFKAVTAMSPLQFQKQLRLQEARRLMLAENLDATSAAYLVGYDDASHFNREYKRLFGAPPMRDVERLRETVRENVSSTRQK, via the coding sequence ATGAACGCTGCCAAAACTAGAGAAAAGTCTGATCTAGATTTAATCAACGACTCCCAGGCAAAGCGTGAGGCAGATAGAGCGCAAGCCAACAGAGACGAACTGACTGAGCGGATTGCCCAGGCTATTCATCAGGATGGGATGATTGAGCCACTGACAGGATTGCACTTCAAACGCTCCTCCGCCCCTGGGGAATGTACTCATGGTCTTTCTGTTCCTGCCTTTTGTGTAATTGCCCAAGGCAGTAAAGAAGTGCTTTTGGGGTGCGATCGCTATTTATATGACCCGATACATTATCTGCTGGCTACGGTGGAACTGCCGATTGTCAGTCAAATTCTGGAAGCATCCAAGGAAAAACCGCACCTGAGCCTCCGCCTTGACCTCGACCCCACTCTCGTTAGCTCAGTTATGGTTGAGGCTGGGTATGGCTCATCTCGTAGCCGTGCTGATGTGAAAGCGATCGATGTCAGTCCATTGGATGCAAATCTGTTGGATGCTGTGGTGCGCCTTGTCAGGCTTCTAGATTCCCCTGCTGAGGCTCATGTTCTTGCACCACTGATTAAGCGGGAAATCGTGTATCGGCTCCTGATGGGCGAACAAGGTAATAGGCTCCGTCATATTGCTGTTCTGGGAGGCTACACCCACAACATCGCCAGAGCCGTCGAGCGACTTCGTAAAGACTTTAAGGAGCCGATCAAGATTGAAAGCATCGCACGAGATTTGGGAATGAGTGTTTCCGGCTTTCACCATCACTTCAAGGCAGTCACCGCCATGAGTCCCTTGCAGTTCCAGAAGCAACTACGACTCCAAGAGGCTCGCCGTCTAATGCTGGCGGAAAACCTAGACGCTACCAGTGCAGCTTACCTTGTGGGTTATGATGATGCGTCGCACTTCAACCGGGAGTACAAGCGGCTGTTTGGCGCACCACCAATGCGCGATGTGGAGCGATTGCGAGAAACTGTGAGGGAGAATGTTAGTTCAACAAGGCAAAAGTAA